CTTCCTGATCCGGCAGCTCATGGATCAGGTGGAGTTCAACGAGCGCGGCAACTCCATCACGATGATCCTCCAGAGCCGGGCCGAAGCGCCGCGCACATCCATCGGCTGAATGAAGACGACCGTTCTGACAGACCTCACGCCGCTGCCGTCACCGGTGGTGGCGCTGCTGGATGCGTTTCGGGATGCGCATCCCGGTGCGGAGCTGCGGCTGTGGGCCGAACAGACGGACGCACCGGTCTGCCTGTACCCGGGGTCGGACGTTCCCGCTGAGGAATGGGCCGCGGGCACGCGCCACCGTCTGGATCTGAGCGATGGCCCTTCTCTGTCGCTCGAGGTGCGTGGCGATGACGGCGCGCAGATGGACCCCGGCTTCCTCGCCCACGCGCTCGGACAGCTGCTGCACCACGAGCGCGAAGCACGCTCCGCGGCCCGCGAGCTGACGGAACGCTACGAGGAGATCAATCTCCTCTATTTCATCAGTGAGATCCTGGCGTCCGTCCTCTCCGTGCCGGACGCGGCGGAACGCATTCTGGCGGAGGTCGCCGATGTGCTCGGTGCGCGGCGCGCGTCGCTCTGGGTATTCGATCCGGGCGACAACCGCCTCCACATCGCGGCCGCGGTCGGTGAAGAAGGTCTGCGCGGGCCGATATCGGTGGATGATCGTGAATCGGCGACGGCGTGGGTGTTCCGGGAGCGGCAGTCGCTCAACCTGGAGCGTGGCGCACTGCTGCCCACGGTGCCGCGGCTGGAGCCGCGGCCGAGCGGCCGCGAGGCCTTCCTGTCCGTGCCGATCAACTACACCCCGCCGAACGGCACGACACGTACCGTCGGCGTCATCACGCTGGTCGGTCGGCGAACGAACGTGCGATTCACCGCCGGCGATTCCCGCCTGCTGTCGGCGATCGCCAGCCAGATCGGCGCAGCGCTCGAGACCCAGCGGCTCGTGCGCGACAGCCTGCGGCAGGAGCGGCTCATGCGCGAGCTCGAGCTTGCGCATGACCTCCAGCTCAAGCTCCTGCCCGATCCCGATGCGTTCGAAGGACCGCCACAGGTCGCAGCGCGCTGTCTTCCCGCCGAGTCCGTCGGCGGTGACTTCTATCACCTGTTCCGCCTGCCCAACGACCGCGTCGGGATCATGATCGGCGACGTATCGAGCCACGGCTTCTCCGCCGCGCTGATCATGGCCCTGACCATGAGCGCCGTCGCCATCTATGCCCAGGAGTCCGGTCCGCCCGCCGAGGTGATGCGCCACGTGCACCGTGCACTCATCAAGGAGCTGGAAACGACGGAAATGTATCTCACGCTGTTCTACGGCGTTATCGACCCGCGCGCCGGTCATCTCGTTTACGCGAACGCGGGCCACCCGCACGCGTTCCTCATCGGCGTCGATGGCAGGCGCACGCGACTCGGTGCCACAGCGCCGCCGCTCGGTATTGCCCAGATGAGCGACTACGGCGAGGACACCATTGAGTGGAGCGCAGACGGAAGCCTGATCTGTCTGTTCACCGATGGCCTCACGGACGTGTATCCGGACGGCGGCGCCGGCGCGGGCGAACCCAGCCTCATCGCTGATGTCATCAGCACGCGCGACCAGCCGCTCGAGACGATTCTGAACCTCGTGTTCACCACGGCGCAGAGCGCGCCGATGACGACGCCCGCGGACGACCGTACCGCACTGCTCGTGCGGGGATGACCGCTCACCGCGCCAGGAAGTCGCTCGGCCAGAACTTTCTCGTCGATGCCAACCAGCAGCGCCGCATCGTCGCCGCGCTCGACCCCACGCCCGACGACACCGTCATCGAGATCGGACCCGGTCAGGGCGCGCTCACGCGGCATCTCGCCGGATCCGTCGGTCGCCTCATTCTCATCGAGCTCGACCGCGATCTCGCGCCCGCACTGGCAAGGGAGTATGCCGATGCGCCGCACGTCACGGTCGTTCAGGCCGACGTGCTCGACACCGATCTGCGTGCGCTCGTCGGCGGCGACATGACGCACGTCAAGGTTATCGGCAACATCCCCTACAACATTACGACACCCATCATCTTCCGACTCCTCGAGCGCGACCTGCGGCCCGAGCGCATCGTGCTCATGATCCAGCGCGAAGTAGCTGACCGCATCCTCGCCGAACCCGGTAACACCGATTACGGCGCACTGTCCGTCGGCGTGCGCAGCGTCGCACGGGTCGAACGTCTGTTCCATGTGAGTCGCCGATCGTTCCGACCGGTGCCCGGCGTCGACTCTTCCGTCATTCGCATTGTTCCGATCACGCCCGCACCGCTCAGCGCGCGCGATGAGGATGACCTGCGCGAGCTCACACGTGCCGCGTTCTCCTGGCGTCGCAAGCAGCTCCAGAAGACGCTCCGCGCCGCGCCAGGCTACGCGCTGGACGCCCACGCAGTCGCCGAGCTGGAGCGCCGCACCGGCATTCCGCTCCAGCAGCGGCCCGAACAGCTTTCGCCCGATGCACTCACCGCGCTGGCCCGCGCGCTTCGCGATGTGCGCGCGCAGAACGCCGGGGTGCAGGAGAGCGCTTCGTGAGCTCCGCACATCCCGACTGGAACGCAGTCCTCGGACATGAGCTGCGCACCCCCGTGGCCGCCATCCTCGGGTATCAGGAGCTCCTCGAGGATGGTATGCTCGGTCAGATCCCCGCCCCCGCCGCGGAAGCGCTCCGCAGGGTTCGCTTCGCCGCCAGCCAGCTCATCACGCTCATCGACGCAGTCGAGGGAAGCGCCGACGGGCAGGAGCCCTCAGCTTTTCCCGTGCACGAGCTCTTCGATGACGCCATCTCCGCTGTCAGCTTCGATGCCGAAGGTCGTGGCACGCGCATCGAATTCTCCGACTCACCGCTCGAGCTGTACACACACCGCAACGATGCCTGTCGCGCACTCGCGCTCGTCCTGGGCGCGGCCATCAAGGTCACCCCCGGCGGCGTCCTGCACATCGCGGCCGGTGACAGCGCCGACCCGCACATCACCGTCTCCGGCGCCACCCTGGACGCCGTGCGCGACCGTCTCGACCCCGACCGGCCCCTCACCGGCGCCGGCCTCAGGCTGGAGCTCGCCGCAGCGGCGGCCGCGCGCATCCGCGGCACCGTCGCTCTGCTGGCGGATGGCACCGTTCGCCTCGTGCTGCCGCGGCTGCTCCTGTCCTGATTGACGTCGCCGAACATATCCCGTAGGTTGGACTTGTGAATGGTTTCACAATCCCGCAGGCCGCCCCAGAGCCGCACGACGATGAGCAGATCATGAAGAAGGTGTCCGAGTCGACGGTCGCACGGCTGTCGGTATATCTGCGTCTGCTGACAGAGGTGGCGGCTGCGGGAGTGACGACGCTCGCGAGCGAGGAGCTCGCCCGCCGGTGCGGGACATCCGCGGCGCAGGTTCGCAAGGATCTCTCGTTCTTCGGCACGTTCGGGAAGCGGGGCCTGGGCTACTCGGTGCCGGAGCTGACAGCGGCGCTGCGCGGGATTCTGGGGCTGGAGCGGCGGTGGCGGGTGGCGCTGATCGGGGCGGGCAAGATTGGCGCTGCACTGATGGCGTACCAGGATTTCCGGCGCCAGGGATTCGACATCGTGGCTGTGTTCGACGCGGACCCGTCGAAAGTCGGGACGAAGTGGCAGGGTCTCATCGTGGAGTCGGATGCGGATCTGAAGCGGTCGTTGCAGGGGATCGACATTGCGATCGTGGCGGTGCCTGCGGAGGCAGCGCAGGGCGTGGTAAACCGGGTGACGTCGGCAGGCGTTCGGGCGATCCTGAATTTTGCGCCGACGAAGCTGACGGTGCCTGACGAGGTGACGGTAAAGACTGTGAACATGGCGCTCGAGCTGGAAGGTCTGTCGTATGCGCTGGTGAATTCGACGCGGGGGACGCGTCGAGTGACGTCGCGTCCGGCAGCGTCACGGGGTGGGGGACAGCGGGATGAGTGAGCGGGTTGGGGTTACATCGGAGATCGGCGCGCTGAGGGCGGTGGTGTGCCACACGCCAGGACCGGAGCTGCTGGCGGTGACGCCGACGAACCGGGAAGACTTTCTGTACGATGACATCATCGATCTGGATCAGGCGCGGCGTGAGCATCATCGGTTCAAGGCATTGCTGTCGCGGTTCTCGGAAGTGTACGAGGTGCGCGAGCTGCTGGAGGAGATCTTCGACCGGCCGGAAGTGCGACCGTTCCTTATCGAGCGGGTGATGGACGTGGCGCGCTCCGAGCCGCTGGCGCGTCACCTGATGGAGGTGCCGTCGGCCGACCTGGTGTCTCTGTTCATCGAGGGCCGTGCGGTGGAGGGCGGAGCGCTGCAGCAGCTGCTCAATGTGCAGGCGTACGAGCTGCCGCCGCTGCCGAACCTGTTTTTCACGCGCGACGCCAGCATGGTGGCGGGCGATGGCGTGATCATCGGGTCGATGCGCTACAACGTGCGGTGGACGGAGGAGATCCTGATGAAGGCGCTCTTTCAGTATCACCCGCTGCTGGAGAACAGCGGCCTGGTGTATGACGGCAGCGAGGAGCGTCGCGCGGGCTACACGATGGAAGGCGGCGACGTGCACATCCTGCGTCGCGACCTGGCGCTGATCGGGATGTCGGAGCGTTCGAGTCCCGGCGCATTCGACACGCTGGCCGAGCAGCTCATGACGAAGCAGGGCATCACCGATATCCTCGTGGTGGTACTGCCGACGGATCGTGCGATGATCCACCTGGACATGATCTTCACAATGATCGATCGTGACCATTGCGTGGTGTTCCCGCCGAACTTCGTGGGCCCGACGCGGAGCCCGGTGCTGCATCTGAAGGCGGGCAAGAAAGGCATGCGCGAGATGCCGAACCTGTTCGCGGCGCTGCGGCAGCTGGACATGCCGCTCGAGCCGGTGTTCTGCGGCGGGCCGAAGCGAACGTTGCAGGAGCGCGAGCAGTGGTCGAGCGGCTGCAACTTCGTTGCGGTACGTCCCGGTCTGATCCTCGGCTATTCCCGCAACGAGGCCACGTACGACGAGCTGAAGCGCGAGGCCGGCTACCGCATCGTCAAGGGCATGGATTTCCTGACGGGCGATACGGAGATCGAGGATGACGAGAAGGCCGCACTGGTGTTCGATGGCGGGGAGCTGGTGCGCGGCGGTGGCGGCGGGCGCTGCATGACCCTCCCGGTGCGACGCGACGAGGCGTGGTAGGTCGCGCCGGCCGGTCGGGCGCCGAGGCGGCGCGGCGCCTGCAACTCGAGCTGCCCGGCCTCATCATAGACACGAGCGATGCCGCACGAACGGGCATCCGGATCCGCCTGGAGAAGGCGCCCGCGCGCGCTCGGCTGACGGTCGAGCCGGTCGACTGTGCGGGCGCGACGCAGGACGACACACCGATCCGCTCGCTCGAATACGCCATCGTCGATGTCGAGACGACCGGTGGATCGTGGGCGTACGGTCACCGCATCACGGAGATTGCCGCGGTGCGGGTGCGCGGCGATGGCACGATCCTCGACGAGTACCGCTCACTCGTGAATCCGGAGCGGCCGATCCCTGCGGTCATCACCGCGCTCACGAACATATCCTGGGACATGGTGCGCGATGCTCCGCGCTTCGCAGACGTGGCGCCCGACGTAGCGCGCGTGCTCGGCGGTGCCGTGTTCGTCGCGCACAACGCACCTTTTGACTGGCGATTCGTGAGCGCCGAGCTGCTGCGTGCCGGTGTGCCGCTCAGCGGCCGGACGCTCTGCACCGTGCGCATGGCGCGCAAGCTCGTGCCGGAGCTACGCAGCCGATCGCTCGATTCGCTCATCTACTTCTTCAACATTCCGATCGAGGCGCGTCACCGTGCGTACGGCGATGCGCGTGCGACGGCGGAACTGTTCCGGCTGCTGCTCGACCGGCTCGATGGGCTGGAGGTGACGCGCTGGCACGAGCTCCAGCAGCTGCTCGCGCGGCGCGCGAAACGGCGCAAGCGACAGGCGAATCCCCACTCCATCCCCGAGCCAGGCCCATGACCGCTCCGCTCGTACAGACCCGGCAGCTCGGCGATCTGCGCATTCATGCAGTGCACGGCGGATCGCAGCACCTCGATGGCGGTGCCATGTTCGGTGTCGTCCCCAAGCCGCTCTGGCAGAAGCGCATCGCGGCCGATGAACGCAACCGCATTCCCCTCGCCATGCGCTGCCTCCTCGTCGAGACGACCGATGCGCTCGTGCTGATCGACAACGGCGCGGGCAACAAGGAGAATGAAAAATTCATCGATATCTACGGCATCGACAACGCCGCCTCCGATCCGGACCGTTACCCCACCCGGATAGAGGAGGCACTCGCCGTGCTGGGCTTTGCCGCGGATGACGTCGACATAATGGTGGACACGCATCTGCACTTCGATCACGCGGGCGGCAACACGCGCAGGACGGAGGAGGGCACGATCGAGCTGTCGTTCCCGCGCGCACGCTACGTGGTACAGCACGGGGAGCTCGAATGGTCGCGCATTCGCAACGAGCGCATCCAGGCGAGTTACCTGCCGCACAACTTCGAGCCGGTCGTGGATGCGGGGCGGATGGACCTGGTGGAGGGTGATGTCGAGATCGTGCCTGGCGTCAGCGTGATGCGCACACCGGGACACACGCCGCATCACCAGTCCGTACTCATCACGTCACAGGGGGAGACGGCGTGTTTCCTGGCGGACGTCATCCCCACCTCCGCACATCTGCCTCTGCCGTGGATCATGGGCTATGACGTGGAGCCGCTGGTCACACTGGAAACGAAGCGGACACTGCTCGAGCGCGCCCGCGAAGAGCGGTGGCTGCTGGTGTTCGAGCACGACCCCGTGCGCGCGTGGGGGCGGCTGGATCCCGCCGAGGCGAGGCCCATTCTGCTTCCTGACGACGCAGACTGACGCGCAGCGCGGGCATGAGGCGGCCCGCGCGTTTGGCGAATCCCCCGCGCCCTAGACTGACCGCAGGCCCCCGGGTATTATTCCCGCCCTGAGGCGGTACCGTGCGTTGACGGGCTGCCCGGCCGCTGCCGCGCCGCGCCATGGCGCGCACTGGAACAATGTCGGACCAAGAGGTGAGCAATGAGCGACCCGCGCCACACCGCAGTCGTCGTCAGCGGCGCGCGTACACCGATCGGCAGATTCCTGGGTGGTCTGAGCCCGCTGCGCGCGCCCGACCTGGGCGCGATCGCGATCCGCGCCGCAGTGGAACGCGCCGGGATCGATGCCGGTGATCTGAACGACGTGATCATGGGACATGTCGTCACAGGCGGAGCGGGACAGGCGCCCGCACGCCAGGCGGCGATCAAGGGTGGCATTCCCGAGAATGTCGGCGCGATGACGGTGAGCCGCGTTTGCGGGTCCGGCCTGCAGGCAGTGATGCTGGCGGCGCAGGCAATCCGCGCCGGCGATGCGGATGCGATGCTGGCCGGCGGCATGGAGTCGATGTCCAACGCGCCGTACTACCTGTTCGGCATGCGCGAGGGCGTGAAGTTCGGCAACCAGGAGATCATCGACGGCCTGATACACGATGGCCTCTGGTGCTCCTTCGAGTCGTGTCACATGGGCGGCCACGCGGAGTACACGGCGCACAAGGCCGGTGTGACGCGCGCGGACGCCGACGAGTTCTCGGCCGAGTCCCATCGCAAGGCAGTGGCCGCGATGGACAGCGGGGCGTTCCGCCAGGAGATCGTTCCCGTCGAGATCGCTTCGCGCAAGGGCGCGACTGTGATCGAGGCGGACGAGCCGCCGCGCCGCGACACCACGGCGGAGACGCTCAACAGGCTGAAGCCCGCATTCGCGCAGTACGCGCCGAAGGAAGTCACCGATCCGATCGTGACCGCGGGTAACGCGCCCGGCCTGAACGATGGTGCAGCGGCGCTCGTGATCACGAGCGAAGCATATGCGAAGGCCCACGGTCTCACGATCCAGGCGCGCATCAACGCGTACTCCAGCGGTGCAGTGGCGCCACGCGACCTGTTCTTTGCTCCCGTGCGGGCCGTCCGCCGCGTAATGGAGAAGGAAGGGAAGCAGATCGGCGATTACGATCTGATCGAGGCCAACGAAGCGTTCGCCGTGCAGGCGATCGCCGACGGCCGCGAGCTCGGGTGGGACTGGGACCGCGTCAATGTGCACGGCGGTGCCGTCGCGCTCGGACATCCGATCGGCGCGTCCGGCGCGCGCGTGCTCGTGACGCTGCTGAACGCCATGCAGCAGCGCGATGCGGAGACGGGCCTCGCAACACTCTGTCTCGGCGGTGGCGATGCCGTTGCACTATCCGTCGAAAGGGTCTGACCATGAGCTACATGCTGACACAGATCCGCCGCGCGGCGCATGTCGAGGTCATGACGAGCGTACCGGCGCGCCGCATCTTCGCCGTGATGACCTTCGCCCTGCTCACGGCGTTCAGCGCCCACGTCGCCGCGCCGCTGCCCGGCACCGCCGTGCCTGTCTCACTGCAGACGCTCATGGTCCTGCTGTCCGGGCTGCTGCTCGGCCCGGCGCTCGGCGCGGCCGCCCAGACGGCTTATCTCATGGCCGGCGCCGCCGGCCTCCCGGTGTTCGCTGCCGGGCTCGGCGTGCCGTATCTGTTCGGTCCGACGGGCGGCTACCTGCTGGCGTTTCCGGCGGCCGCGGCGGTCGCGGGCGCTGTCGCGGCACAGGCCCGGGGCGGTACGGGTGCACGCGTGGCGGTGCTGGCGCTCGCGGGCGTGCTCGCGACACTGGCGGTGTATGCAGGCGGTACCGCCCAGCTGACGCTCCTGACCGGTGACGCTGCGGGCGCGGTTCGGATGGGCGTCCTGCCTTTCCTTATCGGCGACCTCGCGAAGCTGGTCTTTGCGGTAATCGTCGCACTGCGGATCCGTCGTCGAACCCTCGCGCTCCTTTAGCGCGGGGGTTTTCTGCTGATGCCCGGCCGTGCGACGGGATGGCTGGGCGGCATCGCGCGTATCGGTGCGTGGGCCGGCCTGCTGGTGGTGTTCGGCATACTGGCTGGCGCACTGTGGAGCCTGCTTCCCGCCGAGGCGGGCGCGGGAATGGCCGGGCAGTCGTTCGCCACGGCGGTCGGCGCGATCGCGGCGGGCGCACTCCTGATCCGGGCCGTGGACGGACGCTCGCCGGCCGCGCTCGGAATTGGCGTGTCACGGAACACGCCTCGCGAAGTCGGCGTCGGGATGCTGATCGGCGCGGCTGGCCTCATGGCGGCGGTGATCGTGCTGCTGGCTACCGGGTCGCTGCGTTATGGTTCGCAGGCTGGAACCGCGGTGACGTGGCTGAGCACCGTAGCCGTGCAGGCTGGCGGCTTCACTGTGGCGGCGTTCGCCGAGGAGGCGTTGTTCCGGGGCTATCCGTTCCAGGTACTGGTGCGCGTGGGCGGGCCGGTACTGGCCATCGTCGTGTCGTCGGTGCTGTTCGCGCTTGCGCACGGCGCGAACCCGTCGATCGGGATATTCGCGCTGGTCAACATTTTCCTCGCGGGGATCCTGCTCGCCGTAGCGTATCTGAGAACGCTCAGCCTGTGGTTCGCCACAGCGCTGCACATGGGCTGGAACTGGACCATGGCAACGCTGTTCGACCTGCCGGTCAGCGGTCTGCAGATGTTTGATACACCGCTCTACGAGCCAGCGGTCGGCGGCCCGGGCTGGTGGTCGGGCGGTGTGTTCGGACCGGAGGGGGGACTGGTGGGCACGATCGGGTTCGGACTGGCGCTGCTGCTGGTCCTGCGCTGGCCCGCCGTGCGCCCGGATCCGATGATGCTCGCGGCAAGGCCGCTCGCACTGATGAGTGAAGAGGAGTCGAATGACGGATAGAATGCGCGTCGCAGTCGTGGGCGCGGGAACGATGGGCAACGGCATCGCGCACGCGTTTGCACAGCATGGTCATCCGGTCATCCTGATCGATGTCGACGCCGCTCAGCTGGACCGCGCCCGCCAGACCATTGGCGCCAATCTCGACCGGCAGGTGAAGAAGGGGTCGCTCACCGCAGAGGCGCGCGAGGCGACGCTGTCGAGCCTCGATACGACGACCGACCGCGAGCGCGCCGCAGGTTCGGGGCTGATCATCGAGGCAGTGCCGGAGAACGTTGCGCTGAAGTCCGAGATCCTCCGCTCGCTCGACCCGCTCGCCGGGGACGCCATCCTGGCATCCAACACCTCTTCCATTGCCATCACCACCCTGGCTACGAGCATCAGCCGGCCGGACCGGTTCATCGGCATGCACTTCATGAACCCGGTCCCGGTCATGAAGCTAATCGAGGTGATCCGCGGGCTGCAGACGTCTGACGAGACGGTTGCCACGGTGCTCGAGCTGTCACGCGGCCTCGACAAGACGCCGGTCGAGGTCAATGACTTCGCGGGCTTCGTGTCCAACCGCGTCCTCATGCCGATGATCAACGAGGCCGTCTTCTGTCTGATGGAGGGCGTGGCGGAGCCGGAAGCCATCGACACCGTCATGAAGCTCGGCATGAACCACCCCTTGGGTCCGCTCGCACTCGCCGATCTGATCGGTCTCGACACGTGTCTCGCGATTCTCGAAGTCCTCCAGCGCGACATCGGTGACGACAAGTATCGCCCGTGTCCGCTGCTGCGCAAGTACGT
This DNA window, taken from Longimicrobiales bacterium, encodes the following:
- a CDS encoding GAF domain-containing SpoIIE family protein phosphatase → MKTTVLTDLTPLPSPVVALLDAFRDAHPGAELRLWAEQTDAPVCLYPGSDVPAEEWAAGTRHRLDLSDGPSLSLEVRGDDGAQMDPGFLAHALGQLLHHEREARSAARELTERYEEINLLYFISEILASVLSVPDAAERILAEVADVLGARRASLWVFDPGDNRLHIAAAVGEEGLRGPISVDDRESATAWVFRERQSLNLERGALLPTVPRLEPRPSGREAFLSVPINYTPPNGTTRTVGVITLVGRRTNVRFTAGDSRLLSAIASQIGAALETQRLVRDSLRQERLMRELELAHDLQLKLLPDPDAFEGPPQVAARCLPAESVGGDFYHLFRLPNDRVGIMIGDVSSHGFSAALIMALTMSAVAIYAQESGPPAEVMRHVHRALIKELETTEMYLTLFYGVIDPRAGHLVYANAGHPHAFLIGVDGRRTRLGATAPPLGIAQMSDYGEDTIEWSADGSLICLFTDGLTDVYPDGGAGAGEPSLIADVISTRDQPLETILNLVFTTAQSAPMTTPADDRTALLVRG
- the rsmA gene encoding 16S rRNA (adenine(1518)-N(6)/adenine(1519)-N(6))-dimethyltransferase RsmA produces the protein MTAHRARKSLGQNFLVDANQQRRIVAALDPTPDDTVIEIGPGQGALTRHLAGSVGRLILIELDRDLAPALAREYADAPHVTVVQADVLDTDLRALVGGDMTHVKVIGNIPYNITTPIIFRLLERDLRPERIVLMIQREVADRILAEPGNTDYGALSVGVRSVARVERLFHVSRRSFRPVPGVDSSVIRIVPITPAPLSARDEDDLRELTRAAFSWRRKQLQKTLRAAPGYALDAHAVAELERRTGIPLQQRPEQLSPDALTALARALRDVRAQNAGVQESAS
- a CDS encoding histidine kinase dimerization/phospho-acceptor domain-containing protein, whose translation is MSSAHPDWNAVLGHELRTPVAAILGYQELLEDGMLGQIPAPAAEALRRVRFAASQLITLIDAVEGSADGQEPSAFPVHELFDDAISAVSFDAEGRGTRIEFSDSPLELYTHRNDACRALALVLGAAIKVTPGGVLHIAAGDSADPHITVSGATLDAVRDRLDPDRPLTGAGLRLELAAAAAARIRGTVALLADGTVRLVLPRLLLS
- a CDS encoding redox-sensing transcriptional repressor Rex; the protein is MNGFTIPQAAPEPHDDEQIMKKVSESTVARLSVYLRLLTEVAAAGVTTLASEELARRCGTSAAQVRKDLSFFGTFGKRGLGYSVPELTAALRGILGLERRWRVALIGAGKIGAALMAYQDFRRQGFDIVAVFDADPSKVGTKWQGLIVESDADLKRSLQGIDIAIVAVPAEAAQGVVNRVTSAGVRAILNFAPTKLTVPDEVTVKTVNMALELEGLSYALVNSTRGTRRVTSRPAASRGGGQRDE
- a CDS encoding arginine deiminase family protein; the encoded protein is MSERVGVTSEIGALRAVVCHTPGPELLAVTPTNREDFLYDDIIDLDQARREHHRFKALLSRFSEVYEVRELLEEIFDRPEVRPFLIERVMDVARSEPLARHLMEVPSADLVSLFIEGRAVEGGALQQLLNVQAYELPPLPNLFFTRDASMVAGDGVIIGSMRYNVRWTEEILMKALFQYHPLLENSGLVYDGSEERRAGYTMEGGDVHILRRDLALIGMSERSSPGAFDTLAEQLMTKQGITDILVVVLPTDRAMIHLDMIFTMIDRDHCVVFPPNFVGPTRSPVLHLKAGKKGMREMPNLFAALRQLDMPLEPVFCGGPKRTLQEREQWSSGCNFVAVRPGLILGYSRNEATYDELKREAGYRIVKGMDFLTGDTEIEDDEKAALVFDGGELVRGGGGGRCMTLPVRRDEAW
- a CDS encoding 3'-5' exonuclease produces the protein MVGRAGRSGAEAARRLQLELPGLIIDTSDAARTGIRIRLEKAPARARLTVEPVDCAGATQDDTPIRSLEYAIVDVETTGGSWAYGHRITEIAAVRVRGDGTILDEYRSLVNPERPIPAVITALTNISWDMVRDAPRFADVAPDVARVLGGAVFVAHNAPFDWRFVSAELLRAGVPLSGRTLCTVRMARKLVPELRSRSLDSLIYFFNIPIEARHRAYGDARATAELFRLLLDRLDGLEVTRWHELQQLLARRAKRRKRQANPHSIPEPGP
- a CDS encoding MBL fold metallo-hydrolase gives rise to the protein MTAPLVQTRQLGDLRIHAVHGGSQHLDGGAMFGVVPKPLWQKRIAADERNRIPLAMRCLLVETTDALVLIDNGAGNKENEKFIDIYGIDNAASDPDRYPTRIEEALAVLGFAADDVDIMVDTHLHFDHAGGNTRRTEEGTIELSFPRARYVVQHGELEWSRIRNERIQASYLPHNFEPVVDAGRMDLVEGDVEIVPGVSVMRTPGHTPHHQSVLITSQGETACFLADVIPTSAHLPLPWIMGYDVEPLVTLETKRTLLERAREERWLLVFEHDPVRAWGRLDPAEARPILLPDDAD
- a CDS encoding acetyl-CoA C-acetyltransferase; this encodes MSDPRHTAVVVSGARTPIGRFLGGLSPLRAPDLGAIAIRAAVERAGIDAGDLNDVIMGHVVTGGAGQAPARQAAIKGGIPENVGAMTVSRVCGSGLQAVMLAAQAIRAGDADAMLAGGMESMSNAPYYLFGMREGVKFGNQEIIDGLIHDGLWCSFESCHMGGHAEYTAHKAGVTRADADEFSAESHRKAVAAMDSGAFRQEIVPVEIASRKGATVIEADEPPRRDTTAETLNRLKPAFAQYAPKEVTDPIVTAGNAPGLNDGAAALVITSEAYAKAHGLTIQARINAYSSGAVAPRDLFFAPVRAVRRVMEKEGKQIGDYDLIEANEAFAVQAIADGRELGWDWDRVNVHGGAVALGHPIGASGARVLVTLLNAMQQRDAETGLATLCLGGGDAVALSVERV
- a CDS encoding biotin transporter BioY — protein: MSYMLTQIRRAAHVEVMTSVPARRIFAVMTFALLTAFSAHVAAPLPGTAVPVSLQTLMVLLSGLLLGPALGAAAQTAYLMAGAAGLPVFAAGLGVPYLFGPTGGYLLAFPAAAAVAGAVAAQARGGTGARVAVLALAGVLATLAVYAGGTAQLTLLTGDAAGAVRMGVLPFLIGDLAKLVFAVIVALRIRRRTLALL
- a CDS encoding type II CAAX endopeptidase family protein; amino-acid sequence: MPGRATGWLGGIARIGAWAGLLVVFGILAGALWSLLPAEAGAGMAGQSFATAVGAIAAGALLIRAVDGRSPAALGIGVSRNTPREVGVGMLIGAAGLMAAVIVLLATGSLRYGSQAGTAVTWLSTVAVQAGGFTVAAFAEEALFRGYPFQVLVRVGGPVLAIVVSSVLFALAHGANPSIGIFALVNIFLAGILLAVAYLRTLSLWFATALHMGWNWTMATLFDLPVSGLQMFDTPLYEPAVGGPGWWSGGVFGPEGGLVGTIGFGLALLLVLRWPAVRPDPMMLAARPLALMSEEESNDG
- a CDS encoding 3-hydroxybutyryl-CoA dehydrogenase, with product MTDRMRVAVVGAGTMGNGIAHAFAQHGHPVILIDVDAAQLDRARQTIGANLDRQVKKGSLTAEAREATLSSLDTTTDRERAAGSGLIIEAVPENVALKSEILRSLDPLAGDAILASNTSSIAITTLATSISRPDRFIGMHFMNPVPVMKLIEVIRGLQTSDETVATVLELSRGLDKTPVEVNDFAGFVSNRVLMPMINEAVFCLMEGVAEPEAIDTVMKLGMNHPLGPLALADLIGLDTCLAILEVLQRDIGDDKYRPCPLLRKYVAAGWLGRKTGRGFYTYEAK